A stretch of Bacteroidales bacterium DNA encodes these proteins:
- a CDS encoding sigma-70 family RNA polymerase sigma factor, which translates to MVDHLHKIISGCQENDPRAQRELYDMFRTKMFGTCLRYAGNYEDAQDILQEGFIKVFEKINQFAFKGAFEGWIRRIMVNTALEKYRVHYRHMVTEENAVMPVNEESEDITAEMEARELVNIIQELTPRYRVVFNMYALDGYSHKEISEMLNISEGTSKSNLSRARTILQEKVNKYYLRTVQMK; encoded by the coding sequence TTGGTAGATCACTTACATAAGATTATCAGCGGGTGCCAGGAGAATGATCCCCGGGCACAGCGTGAATTGTATGACATGTTCAGAACAAAAATGTTCGGGACATGCCTGCGATATGCAGGTAATTATGAGGATGCACAGGATATTTTGCAGGAAGGATTTATTAAGGTTTTTGAAAAAATTAACCAGTTTGCATTTAAAGGAGCGTTTGAGGGCTGGATCAGGCGAATCATGGTAAATACGGCGCTTGAGAAATACAGGGTTCATTACAGGCATATGGTTACTGAAGAAAATGCCGTAATGCCGGTAAATGAAGAATCCGAAGATATTACAGCCGAAATGGAAGCCCGTGAACTGGTGAACATCATTCAGGAACTGACACCCCGTTACAGGGTTGTTTTCAACATGTATGCCCTGGATGGTTACTCGCATAAGGAAATCAGTGAAATGCTGAACATAAGTGAAGGCACTTCAAAATCGAATCTTTCAAGAGCAAGGACTATCCTGCAGGAAAAAGTGAATAAGTATTATTTGAGAACGGTTCAAATGAAATGA
- a CDS encoding outer membrane beta-barrel protein — MDNDMNKTDSYFRDRLGGFELSPPESSWEIISRKLAERKKKRIMILVFRIAAGMAILLSTGLGYYWITMKNQQPLMNRQLTRQIPPGKSTMPVTVETERTGTSSNAHLESPVPDKSNPVALSKRIPKTSSKTQEAEQSPSIAENIADKATNYENSVSGSAVSLPEEMQAMAYLSPIMGYAVAGSSEDTKNEDLENIRTMTPEEAAALLMADYNEGYTDEKVAARREWMLGSEIAPLYSDRNISSDKLQSSNIDVLNKNESGLIAYAGGFRVSYSKGKRLSVQSGIYYSRYGQQKNSVETVSLDNNDDNSRNFIEVNNSTGTISGVIDNKKSQSYNSAGNITEEDKGVSEALVYPLVTGTSKDVTLQQIFDYFEVPLIMKYKIIDRKIDFTFTGGMVTNFLVGNTVRMIYDGSETTIGETSDINRINYQGSVGLGLEYPVSKNFDFTVEPRFRYYLNPIGTSSDIIVHPFSFGFFAGLNYRF, encoded by the coding sequence ATGGACAACGATATGAATAAAACAGACAGCTATTTCAGGGACAGGCTGGGCGGTTTTGAGCTGAGCCCTCCTGAATCAAGCTGGGAGATTATCAGCCGTAAGCTGGCTGAACGAAAAAAGAAACGGATAATGATCCTTGTTTTCCGCATCGCGGCAGGAATGGCCATTCTACTGTCCACCGGACTGGGATATTACTGGATCACAATGAAGAACCAGCAACCGTTAATGAACCGGCAACTGACCCGGCAAATCCCGCCTGGGAAAAGCACCATGCCGGTAACCGTTGAAACTGAACGAACAGGTACATCATCTAACGCTCATCTTGAAAGTCCTGTTCCGGATAAATCAAACCCGGTTGCATTGTCAAAACGTATACCTAAAACCAGCTCAAAAACACAAGAAGCAGAACAATCACCATCAATTGCTGAAAACATAGCCGATAAGGCAACGAATTATGAAAATTCCGTTTCCGGGTCTGCAGTTAGTTTACCTGAAGAAATGCAAGCCATGGCATATCTGTCGCCCATTATGGGTTATGCTGTAGCTGGCTCTTCTGAAGATACAAAAAACGAAGACTTAGAAAATATCCGAACAATGACGCCGGAAGAAGCTGCGGCTTTATTAATGGCTGATTACAACGAAGGTTATACTGATGAAAAAGTGGCTGCCCGTCGAGAATGGATGCTGGGTAGCGAAATAGCACCGTTATATTCCGACAGGAATATTTCATCGGACAAATTGCAGTCCTCTAACATTGATGTCCTCAATAAAAATGAAAGCGGCCTTATAGCCTATGCCGGCGGATTCAGGGTATCATATTCCAAAGGCAAACGCCTTTCGGTACAATCAGGAATTTATTATTCACGATACGGTCAGCAGAAAAACAGCGTTGAGACGGTCAGTCTCGACAACAATGATGATAACAGCCGGAATTTTATAGAGGTAAATAACTCCACCGGAACCATAAGCGGGGTAATCGATAACAAAAAATCACAGTCATATAACTCGGCGGGAAACATAACCGAAGAAGATAAAGGTGTATCCGAAGCACTCGTTTATCCCCTTGTCACGGGCACATCAAAGGATGTCACCCTGCAGCAGATATTTGATTATTTTGAAGTCCCGCTTATCATGAAGTACAAGATCATTGACCGGAAAATCGACTTCACGTTCACCGGCGGTATGGTGACCAATTTCCTTGTAGGCAATACGGTTCGTATGATCTATGACGGATCTGAAACAACAATCGGCGAAACCAGTGATATTAACAGGATAAACTACCAGGGATCCGTAGGTTTAGGGCTGGAATACCCGGTTTCAAAGAATTTTGATTTTACCGTTGAACCCCGGTTCCGGTATTACCTGAATCCGATCGGCACGTCTTCGGATATTATCGTTCATCCTTTCTCCTTTGGCTTCTTTGCCGGGTTGAATTACAGGTTTTAA
- a CDS encoding lytic transglycosylase domain-containing protein, translating to MSKGRFTYWWRPVLYVAGACCIIGVFVTIQGFTGNDGTPALPDRMPSLTQPFSLPHELKFAGETVPLVNFDTRESLDKEMLVNGYWHSRTLMVLKKSKRYFKTIEPVLKKYGVPDDFKYLAMAESGFENVVSPAKAVGVWQLLESTAKEYGLEVNSVVDERYDLEKSTEAACKYLLQSYKEFGSWTMAAATYNAGRQGLENQIARQKTNNYYDLLLNDETARYVFRLIAHKLITENPSEYGFHLEDNDYYPVISTHQVDVDKEIKNITDFAVENSTNYKIIKQFNPWLRDNYLPGTSGKIYHIRIPDEGQRVIQ from the coding sequence ATGTCAAAAGGAAGATTTACTTATTGGTGGAGACCTGTGTTATATGTAGCAGGAGCTTGTTGTATTATTGGAGTATTTGTAACTATACAGGGTTTTACCGGCAACGATGGCACGCCGGCATTACCCGACCGTATGCCGTCACTTACACAACCATTTAGTTTGCCTCATGAGCTTAAATTTGCCGGCGAAACCGTTCCGCTTGTCAATTTTGATACCCGTGAAAGCCTCGACAAAGAGATGCTTGTAAACGGTTACTGGCATTCTCGCACACTGATGGTTCTTAAAAAATCAAAACGTTATTTCAAAACAATTGAACCGGTATTAAAAAAGTATGGAGTTCCCGACGATTTTAAATACCTGGCAATGGCTGAAAGCGGTTTTGAGAATGTGGTTTCACCGGCTAAAGCAGTCGGAGTTTGGCAATTGCTTGAATCAACCGCAAAAGAATATGGTCTTGAAGTGAATTCAGTAGTAGACGAACGATACGATTTGGAAAAATCGACCGAAGCGGCCTGTAAGTACCTTCTTCAAAGCTATAAGGAATTCGGCAGCTGGACAATGGCAGCAGCTACTTACAATGCAGGGCGCCAGGGCCTCGAGAACCAGATAGCCCGGCAGAAAACAAACAATTACTATGACCTGTTACTCAATGATGAAACGGCAAGGTATGTTTTCAGGCTTATTGCACATAAACTCATAACCGAAAATCCTTCGGAATACGGTTTTCATCTCGAAGACAATGATTATTATCCCGTGATTTCGACACACCAGGTGGATGTGGATAAGGAAATAAAAAACATCACCGATTTTGCTGTCGAGAATTCTACGAATTACAAGATTATTAAGCAATTTAATCCCTGGCTCCGTGACAACTATCTTCCCGGCACTTCCGGAAAGATCTATCACATAAGGATACCGGATGAAGGGCAAAGGGTAATCCAGTAA